The following is a genomic window from Pseudomonas sp. FP2335.
TAGCCCACTTCAAAGCAGATTGCCGCCACCGACATCTCGCTTTGCAGCAACAACCGGCAGGCGCGTTGCACGCGGAACTTGCGCATCAGGTCGATAAAACCGTGGCCGGTGTTGCGCTTGAAGAAGCGCGAGAAGCCCGGCTCGCTCATCTCCAGTTGCGCGGCGATCTCCGACAGGCGCACGTCACCTGTGAGTTCGCGCATCAGGTAATCGAAGGCCTTGTTGATGCGCTCGGCGCTGCGTGCATCCAGGGTCGGCGCGTAGCACGGGCTGGCCAGTGCCTGGACGTGCTGCGCCGGGGCGTGCTTGAGGGTGTCGAGCAGTTGCAGGAACAGGATCAGCCGCTGCAGGCCCTGGGCGCGGCCGATGTCTTCCATCAAGGCTGCCGCACGCAGCGCGGTGTCGCCGTGAAATTGCAGGCCGCGTCGGGCGTGCTCGAACAGCGGCTGCAAGTCGCCGAGTTCCGGTAGGGTCTTGCGCAGGGCGAGGAGCGCGGTGCCGTCGAACTGCAGCACCACATCGCGACCGTGCAGGTGTTCGCCGGGGGCCAGTTCGCCAATCCAGTCGTGGGGCAGGTCGGGGCCGATCAGGGCGACATGGCCGGCGCTGAATGCACCGATATAGTCGCCCGCAACCAACTTGCCGCTGCCCTGGCGGATCAGGTGGATTTCAAATTCGGGGTGATGGTTCCAGCGCGCCAGGTCATAGGGGTAGTCGTGTTCGAACCAGCGAAAGCAGTGGTCCGGTTCGGGCAGGATCACTTCACGTTCGGCGGGGCGGTGCTCGAACAGCTGGGCGCGGCTGGCAGGCATGGCGGGGCTTCTTATGATTCTTGGAATCGCTCCAAAATACGCGCCTCGAGCGTGGCCGCGCTACCCCTGTTTTTGCCCGGGACTGATACTTTTTTAACCCGCGAGTGACGGTTAAAAAAGTACCACTCGCGCGTCCGCCATGGGTTTGTGGGGGCTTGGCCAAGCTGCTGTAATCGGCCCTCAACAACAAAAACAACAGGTGGAAACCGCCATGCTCAAGCTTACGCAAGCATTGTTCCTGCTGTCCGGCCTGGCCTCGGCCATGGCCAGTCACGCCGCCGATACCGTGACCATCGCCACGGTCAACAACAGCGACATGATCCGCATGCAGCGTCTGTCCAAGGTGTTCGAAGCGCAGCACCCGGACATCAAGCTCAATTGGGTAGTGCTCGAAGAAAACGTGCTGCGCCAGCGCCTTACCACCGATATTGCGACCCAGGGCGGGCAGTTCGATGTGCTGACCATCGGCACCTACGAAACCCCGCTGTGGGGCGCCAAACACTGGCTGGAACCGCTGACCGGGCTGCCGGCCGGCTATGACGCCGACGACATCTTCCCCTCGGTGCGCCAGGGCCTGTCGGTCAACAACACCCTTTACGCCTTGCCGTTCTACGGCGAAAGCACCGTCACCTACTACCGTACCGACCTGTTCGAGCAGGCTGGCCTGAGCATGCCCGCGCATCCGACCTGGACCCAGCTTGGCGAATTCGCCGCCAAGCTCACTGCCAAGGACAAGGATCAGTACGGCCTGTGCCTGCGCGGCAAGGCCGGTTGGGGCGAGAACATCGCGCTGCTGAGCACCATGGCCAATGCCTTCGGCGCGCGCTGGTTCGATGAGCAGTGGAAGCCCGAACTGACCAGCCCCGAGTGGACCGCGGCGGCCAATTTCTACGTCAACAACCTCAAGCAATACGGCCCGCCGGGGGGGTCCAGCAACGGTTTCAACGAAACCCTGGCACTGTTCAACAGCGGCAAATGCGCGATCTGGGTCGACGCCAGCGTCGCCGGCTCCTTCACCACCGACAAGAGCCAAAGCAAGGTCGCCGACCGCACAGGCTTCGCCGCCGCGCCGACCGAAGTCACCGACAAGGGCTCCTCGTGGCTGTACGCCTGGTCCCTGGCGATCCCGGCCACTTCCAAGCACAAGGACGCGGCGAAAGCGTTTATCACCTGGGCCACCTCCAAGGACTACGTCCAATTGGTCGCCGATAAAGAAGGCATCACCAACGTCCCGCCAGGCACCCGCCAGTCCACCTACAACGACGCCTACTTGAAGGCCGCGCCGTTCGCCCAGGTGACCCTGGAAATGATGAAGCATGCCGACCCCGCGCACCCGTCGGCCAAGCCGGTGCCGTACGTGGGCATCCAATACGTGACCATCCCCGAGTTCCAGGCCATCGGCACCTCGGTCGGCAAGCTGTTCTCGGCGGCGCTGACCGGCGGCATGTCGGTGGACCAGGCGCTGCTTCAGGCCCAGTCCACCACCGAACGCGAGATGAAACGTGCGGGTTATCCGAAATGACTTTGACAGGAGCAGCCATGAAACGACTGGAAGGTAAAAGCGCGCTGATCACCGGCTCGGCGCGCGGCATCGGCCGCGCCTTTGCCCAGGCCTATATCGCGGAGGGCGCCCGCGTGGCCATCGCTGATATAAACCTGCAACAGGCGCAAGCGACCGCCGCCGAGCTGGGTCCACACGCCTATGCCGTTGAAATGGATGTCACCAACCAGACCTCCATCGACGACGCGATTGCCGCCGTGGTGGCCGAGGCCGGCAAGCTGGATATTCTGATCAACAACGCCGCGTTGTTCGACCTGGCGCCCATTGTCGACATCAGCCGCGCTAGCTACGAGCGACTGTTCTCGATCAATGTCGCCGGCACGCTGTTCACCTTGCAGGCGGCAGCGCGGCAGATGGTCCGCCAGGGCCACGGTGGCAAGATCATCAACATGGCCAGCCAGGCCGGACGCCGTGGCGAGCCGTTGGTGGCGGTGTACTGCGCGACCAAGGCCGCGGTGATCAGCCTCACGCAGTCGGCGGGGTTGAACCTGATCAAGCAGGGCATCAACGTCAATGCCATCGCGCCGGGGGTCGTGGACGGCGAGCATTGGGACGGGGTGGATGCGCTGTTCGCCCGGCATGAAGGTCTGGCGCCGGGGGAGAAGAAGCGGCGGGTGGGGGCAGAGGTGCCGTTTGGGCGGATGGGCACGGCGCAGGATTTGACCGGGATGGCGGTGTTCCTGGCATCAAAGGACGCTGACTATGTGGTGGCCCAGACCTACAACGTCGACGGCGGCAACTGGATGAATTAGCGTCGTACCGGGGTGTGGGAAGGGCTTGTGTAGGGGGGCGCTTGCTCGCGAAGGCAGAGTGTCAGTCGCTGGGGATGTTGACTGAGTCACCGCCTTCGCGGGCAAGCCCGCTCCCACAGTTGAGCTGTGTTGTTCGGCAGAACGCGTCAGTCCGCAAAGCTACGGTCGAAAAAGTAGATCTCTCCTGGCTTCAACACTTCCATCGTCGCCTGCGGTCTTCCTCCTTCACCCTGCTTCTTGCGCCCCGTTTCCTGCAAATACCCTGCCTCCGTCAGCTTCATCAGGCGCTGGCGAATACTGGTCTTCAACACCGGCCGCGCCAGCACCACGGAGAATATCGTGGTCGCCTCCGGTGCGCTGAACTCGTCGCCCAGGAACATCAACGGCAGGCTGCTGTACAACGACTTCGACAACAGCCGTTCCTGCACTGCCGCGACGATCAGGTTGTGGTCGAACGGCAGCTTGAGGCCGCCCTCGGCGACGGCATCCAGGCCAAACCAGGCCTGATGCGCGCCCAATTCCACCGCCTGCGCAACGATCGCCAGGTAGTAGGTGGACGACGACCAGCAACGCGGGTCGCGGAACGCATCCCCCACGGTGCCCACCTGTTCGCTCCAGGCCAGCTCAAAACCCACCTTGTCACTGGCGCGCAACCGCTCTAGCGCATCGTTGAGGCTCAGGTCCTGCACGCCGCCATTCACCACCACACCCGGTAGTGCCCAATGCCCGGCGAACGGTTCGGCTTCGCGCCTGTTGAGCAGCAGCTTCAATTCACCGGAGGCGCGGCAGTAGTACAACACGCACAGGTCGATGGTATGCAGGTAGGCGCTGAGTGACATGGAACATCCTTATGAACAGTGGCGGGGCACAGTCTAACGGATCGAACAGATATGTCATGTACTGAGTCCAGCATAGATAAACAAATGTTTCTTGCAATGAAAGTACATGACGTGTACTTTTGTTTCCAGGCCACAGGAGAACCGCCATGACCCTCGCGAAAACCGCCATTGCTTCATTCGACGTCGATGCCCAGAAGAGCTTCACGCCGCTGTGCCCCAACGAACTGCCGGTGGCCGGCGGCGACCAGATCGGCGCCGAGCTCAACTTCATGGCCAGCCTCGCCGGCCATCGTGTCGGCAGCAAGGATGCGCATACCCCGCACGCCCCGTGGGTGGTGGCGCAACACAGCGAGATGCTGCAACCCACCGGCCTGGCCCATGCCGATGTGACCTGGGTCAGCCACTGCGTACCCGGCACCGAAGGCTTCACCTTGCTCGACGAGTTGCCCACCCCGTATGACTACGACTACTTCATCTGGAAAGGCGTCGAACCCGACCTGCACCCCTACGGCGCCTGCTTTCATGACCTGCACGACAAACTGTCCACTGGCGTCATCGAGTACCTCAAAGCCCACGGCGTGAGCCGCGTGCTCGTCGGCGGCCTGGCCCTGGACTACTGCGTCAAGACCACCGCGTTGCAACTGCTCAAGGCCGGCCTGGAAGTGGTCCTGCACCTGCCCGCCTGCCGAGGCATCAGCGAAGAGGGCGGTGTGCAGGCGGTCAACGATCTGCTCAAGGCCGGTGCCGTAATTAGCAGCACCCGCGAAGAACTGGCCGCGATGGCCAGGCGTTAAGGAGAACCACCATGGAAAGTGCCTACGACTACGAATCCCCGGTGATCCAGGGATTGCTCGATACCGACTACTACACCTTCACCATGATGCAGGCCGTGTTGCACCAGCACCCCAACGTCGATGTGGAATACAACTTCATCGTGCGTTCCAAGGAAAAGCTCGGCCACTTGATCCCGCAACTGCGCGACGAACTGGAAAAACTCGCTGGCCTGCAGATGCGTGAAGGCGAGTTGCGGTTTCTGTTCAACCCGCGTTTTCGCGAATACCTCACCCCGGATTACGAGCGTTTCCTCGGCCTGTTCCGTTTCAACCTGCGCTATATCCATGTCAGTGAAGTCGATGGCCAACTGAACATCCGCGTGGTCGGCCCGATGCTGCACTGCATCATGTTCGAACAGCCGGTGCTGGCGCTGGTCAGCGAGTTGCGCAACCGCGACAAGTACCCCGACGTGAGCCTCGAAGACGTCACCCGCAAGCTCTACCAGAAGTTTGACTGGCTGGAGAAAAACCTCAGCCGCGACGAACTGGCCGACCTGCGCGTGTCTGATTTCTCCACCCGCCGGCGCCTGTCGTTCAAGGCCCAGCGCGAAGTGGTCGACATCATGCGCCGCGACTTCCCCGGCCAGTTCGTTGGCACCAGCAACGCGCACCTGGCCTATGAATTCGACTTGCCGCTGATCGGCACCATGGCCCACCAATGGCTGATGGTGCACCAGCAACTGGGGCGCCTGCGTGAGAGCCAGAATGCGGCGTTGGAGAACTGGGTGCGTGAGTACCGTGGCCGCCTCGGCATTGCCTTGACCGACTGCATCAGCACCGATTTTTTCCTCAAGGACTTCGACCTGTACTTCGCCAAGCTCTACGACGGCCTGCGCCAGGACTCCGGTGACCCCATCGCCTGGGCCGACAAAGTATTGGCCCGCTACAAACAACTGGGCATCGACCCGATGACCAAGGACCTGATGTTCTCCGACGGCCTGAATTTCGAAAAATGCCTGCCGATCCTGCGCCACGTGCGTGGCAAGGCCAGGTTCGGTTTCGGCATGGGCACCAGCTTGGCGTGTGATGTAGAAGGCGTCGAACCGCTGAGCATCGTGATGAAACTGGTGCGGGTGCACGGCGAGCCAGTGGTGAAGTTCTCCGATGACCCGATCAAGAATGTCTGCGAAGACGCCTCGTTTTTGCAGTACGCGGCACAGGTGTTCAACGTAGGTAGCGTGGAGGTGTGACATGCAAGAGCGTATTGCGCAGGAACTCAACATCAATCGGCGCTTGGTGGCGGGTGGCGAGCCCGGGGAAATCCAACGACGCATCGACTTCATCAAGACCACCTTGCGCCAGTCCGGCTGCCAAGCCCTGGTGCTGGGCATCAGCGGTGGTGTTGACTCCCTGACTGCCGGCCGCCTGTGCCAACTGGCGGTGGAGCAATTACGCGCCGAGCACTACGACGCACGCTTTATTGCCATGCGCCTGCCTTACAAAAGCCAGGCGGATGAAGCCGATGCCCAGGCCTCACTGGCGTTTATCACTGCGGACCAGGTCGATACCCTGAACATCGCCGCCAGCGTCGATGGCCTGATGGCCAGCCTGAGCGCCACTGAACCCAGCGCCGCCCACATCGACTTCATCAAAGGCAACGTCAAGGCGCGCGCACGGATGATTGCGCAGTACGCCGTGGCCAACCTGCACAACGGCCTGGTGGTCGGCACCGACCACGGTGCCGAAGCGTTGATGGGGTTTTTCACCAAATTCGGCGACGGCGCGTGCGACCTGGCGCCACTGTCGGGCTTGACCAAAACCCAGGTGCGCCTGCTGGCCACGGCGCTTGGCGCACCGGCCAGGCTGGTGCACAAACAGCCCACGGCTGACCTTGAAGAGCTGGTGCCTGGCAAGTTGGATGAGCACGCCTACGGGTGCACCTACGAGGAAATCGATGCGTACCTGATGGGCGAGCCGGTGAGCGAGCGGGTGAGGGGGATACTGCAGGGTGCTTACATGAAGACGGCTCACAAGCGCGCACTGCCAATTACCCCGATCTGACGCTGGAGTTTGCAGGTTTCATGGCGATAGGTCGTTATTTGTCGGCGAAAGCAACGTGCGGGGAGCGAGGAAAGTTAACCGAGAGGTATCGGCAAGCTCATGGGTGCTTGCAGGAACCATTCGACAGCCAGTTGCCACAGAGAGGAGGTCGATCCTGTGCGCGCCAACGAGTGGGGGTCGGCAGTTATCGATTCCACTATTTGAGGTTGTGCCATGTACCATTTAAGTCTTCATCAGGAATCGCTTTTCAATGGCGGTTTTATCCAGCGTAGTGAGCAGCCCGGAATTGCGCTTACCAGCATCTATATGAACGTGCCCAACTCATCAGTGGCCCGTGAGTTCGCCCACAACTTCGATCACTTCCGCAGGTTCGGCAGCGACTTTGTCACGCGTCCAAACCTTGAGTGGGCGGCCGGCCGCCAGCCGATGGGGGATAACTACGTCAACCGGATGACCTCCCTCGCCCGAGAGCTCCTCAGCCGTCCTGAAGTGAGCCAACTGCTGAGTAATCAAGTCAGCCGGGGCGATGCGGACGCTATGATCATGCATTTTGATCAACGGGAAGCTCCAATGCTGCGTGAAGCGCCCAAGTACCACTGCAGTGGCTTGCAGCAGCGGCCCGACGGTCAATTCAACTTTCGCTTGGCCCTTCAAGCCTCCCCGCAACTGCCGGCTTTGGACGGCCAGTACGCCAATCGCAGCCAGTGGAACGGCCCGGCCCAAGATTCCGGGAATCGTCCGTATGCCAATGACTCAAAGGAGGAGTTCTGCAACAAGATACTGGCGCGTTTCAGTGCCTTTGAAGATCCGAATTCTCCGGGCATGATCACCGACAAGTCCCTCAGTGCCGTTGCCAGCGGTTATCGCCTGGATGGCCAGCCCGCCACGCAGAAGGAGGTAGATCTGGCCAATGAACTGCTGGAGCGGGGTGGCTTGTTCAAGGAGCTTGATCAAAGCAGCATGGGCGTAATGGACGGCGCTTTCTCCAGGGGCAATTTGCAGTTCTCGTCGGACAAGTATCGCAATATGGGTGATCACGACCTGCTGCAAGGCGTTAAAGACAACTTCAGGCAATTCACCGCTGGCGCCAACGATAAGTACGTCAACGTCAATGAGTTGAAGGAAGCGGCAGGGCTTATCCCGTCCAATCGTACGTTCAGTCAGGAAGCCCGCCAATTGGCTGCTGAGCTTCTCAAACGTCCAGGCCTGCTACGAGACCTGGACATCGGTATCAAAGTGGAGAGTGGCAAGCCGGGCGCAGAAGACCAACGCTTCGATATCGACAACCTCAACCACATGCTCGGTAAAAGCTGATCGTCAGCGGGTTGAGGCACAGCGATGAGTCGGTGGCCCGGCTCATCGCTGCTGTTATCGGGAACCCGGACCGATCATCGTTTTAGGGCGTAGTAGCGGGCTTGCTCGCGAAAGCGGTCTGTCAGCTGGTGCAACCGCTGACTGATACACCGTTTTCGCGAGCAAGCCCGCTCCCACAGGTGATTGGTGTTGATGGATCGTGAGTGTTCGGCTGGAGATTGCCCAGGCACTGCCAATCTCCCGTGGCTGTCGAGCTTTAGCGAGGCTGCGCAGGCGGCGGCACTGTTGGTAGAGGTGGAGCGTTTCATCCTGACCATGGCAGATGAAGGGCGGCAAGCTGCGGCGTTCTGCATTCCTCGTTACTGGATTGGATCCATTTGCGGTATAAGCTCGCATCGCGCTTGTGTCACGAGGCTCCGTTTTTCATGCAAAACCCTATGCAACGCCCGCTATGGCAGATCTACCTGATCTTCCTGGCGCCGATGGTGCTATCCAACTTCCTGCAAAGTTTTTCCGGCACGCTCAACGGCATCTACGTCGGGCAGATGCTCGGCACCCAGGCGCTGGCGGCGGTGTCGGGGATGTTTCCCATCGTGTTTTTCTTTATCGCCCTGGTCATCGGCCTGGGGGCGGGCGCCTCGGTGCTGATCGGCCAGGCGTGGGGCGCGCAGGAGACAGGGCTGGTCAAGGTGATCACCGGCGCGACCCTGACCCTGGGCGCATTGGTGGGGGTGATCGCGGCGGTGCTCGGCAGCTTGTTTGCGCGTCCGGCGTTGCAGGCGTTGGGCACGCCGGTTGACGTGTTGGACGATGCGGTCGGCTATGCGCAGATGATGATGCTGATCATGCCGCTGCTGCTGGTGTTCATCCTCTACACCCAACTGCTGCGCGGTGTCAGCGATACGGTGTCACCTTTGCTGGCGCTGATGGTCTCGACCCTGGTCGGGCTGCTGCTGACCCCGGCGCTGATCCGGGGCTGGATCGGCCTGCCGCCCATGGGTATCCAGAGCGCGGTGTATGCCGGGCTGGTGGGTAACGCTTCGGCCATGCTGTTTCTGATCCTGCGCCTGCGCCATAAAAATCATGTGATGGCCCCCGACCGTGAACTGCTGGCGGCCCTGCGCCTGGACCGCGTGATCCTCGGTAAAGTCCTGCGCATCGGTTTGCCCACTGGCTTGCAGATGGTGGTGTTGTCGCTGTCGGAATTGGTCATCCTTGCCCTGGTTAACAGCCATGGCTCCCAGGCCACCGCGGCCTATGGCGCGGTGACGCAGATCGTCAACTACGTACAGTTTCCGGCGCTGTCGATTGCCATCACTGCATCGATCCTCGGCGCCCAGGCGATTGGCGCGGGGCGGCTGGAGCGTATCGGGCCGATCCTGCGCACCGGGCTGCTGATCAATACTTGCCTCACTGGTGGCTTGATCGTGCTGGGTTACTTGCTGTCGCACTGGTTGCTTGGCCTGTTCATCACCGAGGACGCGGCGCGGGTGAGTGCCGAGCACCTGCTGCATATCATGCTGTGGAGCATCCTGGTGTTTGGCTTCCAGGCCGTGGTCGGCGGCATCATGCGGGCCAGCGGGGTGGTGCTGATGCCGGTGGCGATCTCGATCTTCTGCGTGCTCTGCGTGGAGCTGCCGATGGCCTATCTGTTCAACGCGCACTTCGGCCTGGAAGGCGTGTGGATGGCGTTTCCGGTGACTTACCTGGCGATGCTCGGGTTGCAGGTCACGTATTACCGCCTGGTATGGCGACACAAGCAGATCACGCGGTTGGTGTGAGTTTAAGGCCGCCCAGCAGCAGCTCCAAACCGAGCAAGCCTTCTTGTAGCCGCGCGTCCGGGTGTTCATTCCGGGCAATCCACAGCGCGGTGCTGACCAGGCTGCCGTTGATCAACTGAGCCAATGCCTGGCTCGGGGCCGGGTGGATCACCCCGGCTTGCATCAAGCCTTCCAGCAGTTGGCGCAGCGATGCCACGCAGTGTTGCTGGGAGCCGGTGTCTCCCAGCACGGCAGGGGCATCCTGCAACACGATGCGCTGGATCTCGCTGTCCTGGGCCATGCCCAGATACGTCCGGCAGCGCTCACAGAAGCCCACCCAGGGGTCCAGGGCCTGGTCGGTGATGTGCTGCAAACGCGCATCCATCTCGCTGTCGAGTTGCGCCACCACGGCAGCCAATAGACCTTTCTTGTCACCGAAGTGATGGTACAAGGCACCGCGGGTCAGACCGGCGCGGGCGGTAAAGTCGTCCATCGAGGTGTTGGCGTACCCTTGAGTGGCAAACGCCTGGCGCGCGCTGGCGATCAGCCGGGCGCGGGTGTCTTCGATCATTTCAGCACGGGCTCGGCTCATGGGGGGCTCGTTATGGGCAAGTGAGTGATTGACATACGGTGCGTATGTTAAGCATGATTCGTCACATACGTATCGTATGTATTTTGCCTTGATCGCTTCAAATGGCAAACCCCAAGGCGCAGAAGAAGAGGTCAAGAAGAGATGGCAAACCCCTATGCCGCGTTATTCCAGGTGCCAGGCGCGCGGGCTTTTGTGCTGGCCGGCATGCTTGCGCGCATGCCGGTGTCGATGACCGGCATCGGCCTGATCACCATGCTCGCCCAAGTGCATGGCGGCTATGGCCTGGCGGGCTCGGTGGCGGCGGTGTTTGCGTTGGCCACGGCATTTTGTGCACCGCAGGTTTCACGGTTGGTGGACCGTTATGGCCAGGGCCGGGTGCTGCCCATCGCCGCGTTGATCGGCGGCGGTGGCTTGTTGATGGTGCTGCTGTGTACCCGATTGCAGGCGCCGGGCTGGACGTTGTTCCTGTTCGCCGCCCTGGCCGGTTGCATGCCGAACATGTCCGCCATGGTGCGGGCGCGCTGGACCGAGTTGTACCGTGGGCAACCCAAACTGCAAACCGCGTTTGCCCTGGAATCGGTGCTGGATGAGGTGTGCTTTATCATCGGCCCGCCGATTTCGGTGGGCTTGAGCGTAGTGCTGTTCCCGGAGGCCGGGCCGCTGGTCGCCGCCCTGTTGCTGGCGGTGGGCGTCACCACCTTTGTGTTGCAGCGTGAAACCGAACCGCCCGTGCATGTGCACCACGACCACCACAGCGGCTGGTTGATCGCGTCGCCATCCGTGCTGATCCTGATGATCCTGCTGCTGGCCATGGGCGTGATCGTCGGCGTGGTGGACGTGGTCAGCGTGGCCTTCGCCCAGCACCAGGGCCAGCCGGCGGCGGCGAGCATTGTGTTGTCGGTGTACGCCATCGGCTCGTGCCTCGCCGGGTTGGTCTTTGGCACGCTCAAGCTCAAGGCGCCGCTGCCCCGGCAGTTCCTGTATTGCGGCGTGGCCACGGCGTTGACCACCTTGCCGCTGTTGCTGGTGACCAACATCCCGGGGCTGGCGGTGACGATCTTTATTTCCGGCCTGTTCTTCGCGCCAACCCTGATCGTGTCCATGGCCCTGGTGGAGCGCATCGTCTCACCCAGCCGCCTGACCGAAGGCATGACCTGGCTGATCACCGGCCTGAGCATCGGCGTGGCCATCGGTGCCGCCAGCTCCGGCTGGATGATCGACCACTTTGGCGCCACCAGCGGATTCTGGGTGGCGTTGGTGGCGGGGGCAGTGGTGGCGGGGTCAGCGGTGCTTGGGTATCGGCGATTGGGCTGATCAGCCAATCGTTGGGAGCGGCTGTGCGCAGTGATGTTGTAAAAACTCGTTCAATGCCTGGCGTGTCAGGTCATCTTCGATGGAGCCAATGTAGCCGTTGTGTTTCAGTCGGTTGTTCACTGAATCAGGTCTTCTGATTTCAATTGTTCGATGATCTGGCGCCGAACCTAGTGTTTCAGTTCGTTGATGACACTCGGTAGCACGCCTTTTACCCCGCGCTAATTTTTCCCTCTCCGGTTCGTTTTATAGGGACGACGTGCCTTTGTGCTTCCCGCCTATTGCTCCGGACTCCAAGAAATGAACGCTGAAGACTCCTTGAAACTTGCTCGCCGGTTTATCGGGTTGCCCCTGGAAAAACGCCAACTGTTCCTGCAAGCCTTGCAGAAAGAAGGCGTGGATTTTTCCCGGTTTCCGATTCCGGCAGGGGTGGAGGCGGGGGATCGTCAGGCGCTGTCCTACGCGCAGCAGCGCATGTGGTTTCTATGGCAGTTGGACCCGGCCAGCGGCGCCTACAACCTGCCAGGCGCGGTGCGGCTCAAGGGCGCGCTGAACCTCGGCGCCCTGGAGCAGGCGTTCGCCAGCCTGGTGGTGCGGCATGAAACGTTGCGCACGGTGTTCCAGCGCGGCGCCGATGAGCAACTGCTGCAAATCGCCACGCCGACCTCGCTGGTCATTGAGCAGCTCGACTTGAGCGCCCTGGACGCTGCCGAGCGCGAGCCGGCCGTCAATGCCGCCGCGACCCGTCAATCACTGCTGCCGTTCGACCTGGAGCACGGTCCGCTGCTGCGCGTGCAACTGCTCAAGCTCGACGCGCAGGAGCATGTGCTGTTGCTGACCTTGCACCACATCGTCTCCGACGGCTGGTCGATGAACGTGCTGATCGACGAATTCATCCGTTTCTACGACGCCCATGAACGCAACGAAGCGCCGCAACTGCCGCCACTGCCGATCCAGTACAGCGACTACGCCCTGTGGCAACGCCGCTGGCTGGAAGCCGGGGAGCAGGCGCGTCAGCTTGAGTACTGGCAGGCACGCCTGGGCGATGAACATCCGGTGCTGGAACTGCCCACCGACCGCCCGCGCCCGGCCATGCCCAGCTACCAGGGCACACGGCATAACTTTGCGATCGAACCGACGCTCGCCGCGCAACTGCGCGGTTGCGCGCAACAGCACAACGTCACGCTGTTCATGTTGCTGCTGGGCGCCTTCAACGTGCTGCTGCATCGCTACACCGGCCAGGGCGACATCCGCATCGGCGTGCCTATCGCCAACCGCAACCGCAGCGAAGTCGAAGGGTTGATCGGTTTCTTCGTCAACACCCAGGTGCTGCGCACCGAACTCAGCGGGCAAACCCGCGTCGGCGAGTTGCTGCAAGCCATCAAGGAACACGCGCTGGGCGCCCAGGATCATCAGGAACTGCCCTTCGAGCGCCTGGTGGAAGCCCTCAAGGTCGAGCGCAGCCTCAGTCACACGCCGCTGTTCCAGGTGATGTACAACC
Proteins encoded in this region:
- a CDS encoding MATE family efflux transporter yields the protein MQNPMQRPLWQIYLIFLAPMVLSNFLQSFSGTLNGIYVGQMLGTQALAAVSGMFPIVFFFIALVIGLGAGASVLIGQAWGAQETGLVKVITGATLTLGALVGVIAAVLGSLFARPALQALGTPVDVLDDAVGYAQMMMLIMPLLLVFILYTQLLRGVSDTVSPLLALMVSTLVGLLLTPALIRGWIGLPPMGIQSAVYAGLVGNASAMLFLILRLRHKNHVMAPDRELLAALRLDRVILGKVLRIGLPTGLQMVVLSLSELVILALVNSHGSQATAAYGAVTQIVNYVQFPALSIAITASILGAQAIGAGRLERIGPILRTGLLINTCLTGGLIVLGYLLSHWLLGLFITEDAARVSAEHLLHIMLWSILVFGFQAVVGGIMRASGVVLMPVAISIFCVLCVELPMAYLFNAHFGLEGVWMAFPVTYLAMLGLQVTYYRLVWRHKQITRLV
- a CDS encoding TetR/AcrR family transcriptional regulator, translated to MSRARAEMIEDTRARLIASARQAFATQGYANTSMDDFTARAGLTRGALYHHFGDKKGLLAAVVAQLDSEMDARLQHITDQALDPWVGFCERCRTYLGMAQDSEIQRIVLQDAPAVLGDTGSQQHCVASLRQLLEGLMQAGVIHPAPSQALAQLINGSLVSTALWIARNEHPDARLQEGLLGLELLLGGLKLTPTA
- a CDS encoding MFS transporter — encoded protein: MANPYAALFQVPGARAFVLAGMLARMPVSMTGIGLITMLAQVHGGYGLAGSVAAVFALATAFCAPQVSRLVDRYGQGRVLPIAALIGGGGLLMVLLCTRLQAPGWTLFLFAALAGCMPNMSAMVRARWTELYRGQPKLQTAFALESVLDEVCFIIGPPISVGLSVVLFPEAGPLVAALLLAVGVTTFVLQRETEPPVHVHHDHHSGWLIASPSVLILMILLLAMGVIVGVVDVVSVAFAQHQGQPAAASIVLSVYAIGSCLAGLVFGTLKLKAPLPRQFLYCGVATALTTLPLLLVTNIPGLAVTIFISGLFFAPTLIVSMALVERIVSPSRLTEGMTWLITGLSIGVAIGAASSGWMIDHFGATSGFWVALVAGAVVAGSAVLGYRRLG